One window of Candidatus Rokuibacteriota bacterium genomic DNA carries:
- the rpmJ gene encoding 50S ribosomal protein L36 produces MKVKPSIKVRCEKCKIVRRGGVVRVICSNPRHKQRQG; encoded by the coding sequence ATGAAAGTGAAGCCGTCGATCAAGGTGCGGTGCGAGAAGTGCAAGATCGTCCGGCGCGGAGGCGTCGTCCGGGTGATCTGCTCGAACCCGCGCCACAAGCAGCGCCAGGGATGA